The Nicotiana tabacum cultivar K326 chromosome 5, ASM71507v2, whole genome shotgun sequence sequence accccgatgtcgggcttgtgtatttattcctcACTTTTCATTTAAATTTACATCGAGATTATTgatttataaatggtataaaaataattgttattgaataatggttgattcgggagttgtgtcggctgacctagtttcacgataggctccatcacgaccgggtcgatttttgggtcatgacaaaaagtTGGCCCGAGAAAACGAAGCCCTCCGAGCCCAGATTCAAAGGATGAAGATAGCTGTTGAAAATCCGGAGAGGAGCAGAGCAGATGAAAAACTTATAAACGGTCTTAGGCGGAAAGTGTGCGATTATGGGGCCGATTTGGAAAAAGCCAAAGATGAATTGGCAAGAACCCGTGAAAAATTGGCAAAGAATGCAGAAGAACGGCCAAAATTTGTTCAGCAGCTAAAAGGAAAGTATGACAAAAAAGTCACAAGTTTAAAGAAAAAGCTAACCACTCTTGAGAACGAAATGGCTCAGCAAACAAAGAACTTTAAAGCGGAAAGAGAGCATTGTTATACATTGATGTCTCAATTGGAAGAAGACCTGCAACAGTTATAAGAGCAAAATCATATGGCCACCCAAGTTCTGGAGGCCAGGTCTCAGCAGATTGGATGCTTACTCTAAGAAAAGGGCATCATTAGAGAAAGGATTAGAGGAATTGCTTACTCAGTTGTGATGATTTTTTTCATCAGATAATGGACGACCTATATCGCCTCTAAGAACATATGGCACACAGGCTTGCGGtgagaccgactgatgtcccacgggcccctgGTGTAGTATTGGAGGCACTTATGTATTCCTGATTttcttttcgagtctgtatttcagtttcttttggagtctgttagtctacTTTGAGTCTGTTTTGGCTTTTCAGTTCTTAAGTATGTATGTCAGAGTCATTGTAATAGAGGAAAATCAGAAGcttttatttaatgaaaatttgagaaCCCAAAAAaatgtttctttcttttatttcgcatttatcCCCTAAATTACGTAATGACCTGATTCACGCGGCgttgtgatacgtaggcaattccTATCGGATCCGGTCATAACTATAGATaacaagaaaaagagagaaaacaatgcaaaaaaagagggcataagaaaagagagaaaatattgAAAAAACGTAAAAAAAAGATTCAAGATCTGGGCAATAACAAAAGCCGGGATGAGACACGCAAccgttgcaaaacatgtagaaaaatGTTTAACTGTCTAGGTGCATTGAATTCCTCCAATGTGCGATTCCCTATTTTAAATGTCTCAAACTAACCGATTTGTTGTGTATGCTATTGAGAACATGTTTTGTTTTAGGTGGTTAgttttgtggtaatctggcttcACACCCTTACTTCATGAGATCTAAAGAGAGTGTTGAAGTGACATCGGAGAGTCACCTACCAATCATTAATCCCTCAGAGGACAGTCCGATGTCGGTTATCCCGTCATCAGAGTCAACAACTGCTGAAGAGAATAGGATACTACGCCTCCGCATGTTAGAGATGTGGGACGCTTGGTCTAACGGTAGAGAACTACCCAGCGCAATCCCTGgtttttccaaactaattcccAGAATAAGTGGAACCTCCAACGTCCTTATAACTTACTCGGCCACCCCGTTCGGGTACCCCACTATGTCAACCCATTTCACTAGAGCGCCTTCTGAGGTTTTTTCGCCAGGCACTATTTTTGGGAGTGTCTTCTAACATATTCACCGCACCACCAACCTCTGCTACGGTACAACCAACAATGCCCAGGCCAGGTTTCGAGCCGTCAGCCTTTACTTTCCAAATACCACCATTTCAACTGTACACAGCTCATGTCACCCCAAACTCCTACCCTCAGCACCCTCGATATGAATCTACCATGGAACAAGAGAAAACTGTAAAGAACCCCGAGCAAGAAGAGATCACTCAGAAAATGAAAAGCAACGAACAAAGTCTCAAGAACATGCAAGGCATGAGTGGCTAGAAGAGTGTCTCCTATGCTGacttgtgcatgttccctcatgttCACCTGCCTATCGGTTTCAAgtctcccaaatttgaaaagtatgatggataTGGAGACCCCATaacccacctgaaaaggtattgcaattaGTTAAGAGGAGCATGCGGAAAAGAAGAACTCTTGATGGCTTACTTCGGGGAGAGTTTAGTCGGAATTGCATCcaaatggtatatggaccaagacatctCCCACTGGCACATATAGGACGACTTGGCCCGAGACTTTGTTAGACAGTTCCAGTACAATGTAGACATAGCTCCAGAtagaaactctttgtccaatttcaAAAAGAAATCTTTAGAAAGCTTCCGAGAGTATGCTATCAAGTGGCGTGAACAAGCTGCTACGGTAAAATCCCCAATGGATGAGACCGAGATGGTCAGTGTCTTCTtgcaagcccaagaggctgattatttccagaacatgatgtccgctatgggCAAGCCATTTGCAGAAGCCATAAAGATTGGggaaatggtggaaaatggtttgaaaacgggtagcATCCTAAGCCAGTCGGCTATAAGAGCCACTTCTCAAGCAATCCAGAGCGGCTCGGGGGATGTAGCaaactggaaaaagaaaaaataaaaagaaatagcaATGATGGCCTCAAGTCTGAGAAACTCCCGTCAACCCCGAGGTTACTTTGGTTCCTCTTCCAACACCCTACAATATTACTACCTTCACCAAGATGCGGCATATGCCATGACTCCTCAGTCTTATGCAGTAATGAACGCCCAACCATATGCTCGGCCACAACAACATTATAACCAAAACCGAGatccacctccaagaaacaaccCTTCTCACCAAGCCCCGTATAATCCACGTCCTCcacaaaataattatccatatAATGCCCATCCCTGTGAGCCACCCATAAAAACTAActtcacacccatcggtgaatCATATTCCAACCTCTTCCCAaaattggtccaaatgggtttgttacaGCCCGTACCTCCAAACAGGCAAAACCTAGAGTTACCCTCATACCAACCCGGTACCCgatgtgcttatcattcagggGCATAAGGGCATGACACTGAGGATTGCTGGACCCTTAAGAGGGCATTTGAAAATCTGATAGAACAGAAGCGGGTAGTGTTGAGGGATGGGGAAGTTCCCAATGTAAATGACAACCCATTGCCGGCTCACAACAACGGGCCAGTCATTGGGATGATCTATGAGGACAAAGAGTTCTACCCAGTTCTGAAAGCTATCATTGCTATTGTTGACGTAGAAAAGAAACCCAAAGTGGCAGCGAAGCAAGCTAAGGGTGAGAAGAAAAGTAAATCCACTGCTCAAAGCATAGAAAATGTTGTGGAAACAAAGACAGGGGCAACACCTCCTAAAGATGCCGTTCTCTATGTTCCCAGGGCCTAGAAAAAAACAGTTCATGTTGAGTCCTCCCAAAAGGTTTGAGCAAAACAAGGTTACACTGAAGGTACCAAAGATGTATGTACCAAAGGGGACTTATGTGACGCGGGGGCCGATAATTTCACCCAGGCTGACTGAGCCCGTCTTATAGGGGAAAGGAAATCATGGGGGAGATGAATGAAACGAACTCGTCTAGGAAGTATCTCAACTTAGAAGAATTGAACAAGACCAAACAGAAGCATTTTTTGCTTAAAAAGCCAGTCAGTGCTGAAGAGGCAGAGAAattcttccaaaagatgaaaatctcgGACTACGCCATGATTGATCAACTCAGAAAGTCCCCCTCTCAGGTCTCACTTTTGTCCCTGCTGATAAGATCGAATGAGCATTAGAAAATGTTGTTAAAGACGCTTAATGAGGAATATGTTTTGGTTGAGACCACGGTTGAGCAATTGAAAAGAATGGCGGAACACTTTTTTGAAGTCAACCGGGTCTCATTCAACTGAAATGACTTGCCTCTGGAAGGGGCTGCCCACAACAAAGTTCTTCATTTGACTGTTAAATGTGAATGATACTACGTGAAAAAGGTTATGTTGGATGGTGGATCTGGGGTTGACATCTTTCCGCTCTCGACcttacagagaatggaaattgggactgaaAGGATTAGACCCAACAATGTTTGCGTACGTGCTTTTGACAGCGTCAAGAGGGATACGATAGAGAAGATTGATTTGATCCTAACCATCGACCCTATGGATTTTAAAGTAACATTTCAGGTTTTGGACATGGACacctcctacaattttctcctaggaaggccttggatccatactGCAGGAGCCGTACCCTATACTCTCTACCAAATAGTTAAGTTTGAACATGAAGACCAAGAAAtcgtggtccacggagaagatgaGAAATCAATCTACAAGGACCCACCAGTCCCATCTCTGGAGGCTAAGAAAGGTAGTGAGCACATAGTCTACCAAGCTTTTGAGATCGTGGTCGCGGACCAGTGTGAGGAAGGAACCCCGTGTCCTCAACCCTTCTTTTCAAACACATCAATCATGGTCACTAGTGAAATGATCAAACATGGCTACAAGCTCGGGAAAGGGCTCGgggcatctttgcaaggcattacAGAGACCATCACTGTGATTGCCAGTGAGAAATTCTTTGGCGTCAGTTTCCAAGCTACAGAAGCCGATGTAAAATGGGCTAATGAGCGTAAGAACAATGGGTGGATTTTTCCTCAGCCGGTCCTGCATCTCGCCAGAATGTTTGTTAAGCCAAGGtacatagaagaagaagaagagacctTCACGGCCGAAGAAATTGCGGACATCTGTGGGGCAGTGAGGCAAATGTTATATGAGGCTCACATGGTCCAACCgggtgaaggctcaagcactaCTGAGGTTCAATATATGGGGCCCAATGCCAAGcttcaaaattggaaggctactccgttcccAGTTAGGTGGGAATCTCGGTagttcaatctttccatcttttttgcATTCCGAGTTATTTCAGGGCGGAACTCGAATGTGTTTAGTTTATTGTATTTTAAATTCTGATGTAACCCCTACTAtattcaaaattcaatgaaatgaaatcaaaatttcatcatctatgaatctctttctttattctttctgatttttgttatttttttcttatctctcttttaagttctaataatgcggactta is a genomic window containing:
- the LOC142181083 gene encoding uncharacterized protein LOC142181083 is translated as MGEMNETNSSRKYLNLEELNKTKQKHFLLKKPVSAEEAEKFFQKMKISDYAMIDQLRKSPSQVMLDGGSGVDIFPLSTLQRMEIGTERIRPNNVCVRAFDSVKRDTIEKIDLILTIDPMDFKVTFQVLDMDTSYNFLLGRPWIHTAGAVPYTLYQIVKFEHEDQEIVVHGEDEKSIYKDPPVPSLEAKKGSEHIVYQAFEIVVADQCEEGTPCPQPFFSNTSIMVTSEMIKHGYKLGKGLGASLQGITETITVIASEKFFGVSFQATEADVKWANERKNNGWIFPQPVLHLARMFVKPRYIEEEEETFTAEEIADICGAVRQMLYEAHMVQPGEGSSTTESSIWETFRVYNQSEGIELDPTKIKSIQDLPPPRTKKEVMNLLGRYIPRFHNELADALATLALMLPYLGNVHIDPLEIQIRERHGYYITVEIQPDIQLRYHDIKRFLKTKEYPEQASGDQKRTIRRLAGSFFWSGEVLYKKTLDLNLLRCMDAQEAGKIMNEVHDDLIHTLPSELHSMSAPWSFVTWGMDVNGPIELKASNGHIFILVAIDYFTKWVEAVTLKVVTKKAVVDFMHSNIICRFGIPKTIITDNAVNLSSHLMRELSSCIACLNVIRSKTANYM